The sequence GTCTGCTCCCTCCCCTGCTCACTCCTGGGTCTCTCTGGCTCAGGAGACCTCCCCACGAGTGACCAAGGAGAACACTCTCTCCACAGCCAGGAGCCTGCCTGGACGACGACACACTCGGCGGGAAGGGGCAGGGATCCTGGGCCACTTCTGTCCTCTGACTTGGCCACCCTCCTATCCTGAACGGGGCAGGGACAATGAGACCAGGCTCCACGGCTCCCAGTCTTCCACAGAGcttggagggagagagaaaaaaaggtagGCATGATATGAGCTCCCTGGAAATGGAGGGCGCGTGAAACATCTGTGGAGATGAGCCCAGGCTGAGCCCCACAACCCCATCGGCACAAGCCGGAGACCCGGACTGCTGACGCCCCAGAGGATACGTGAGGGCAAACATGACTACCAGAGGCAGAAGGCACCCCCAGGCCCCAgcggcatgtggggagagagatgcCCACCTTCTCCCCGCCACGAGCACGGTCAGGGACCCTCGGCACAGCACACGTGTGCCACCAGAAGCCCTCTGCCAAGACACACACCACGGGGGCCAATTCCCGACACCTCACTCTGGTGCCACGGCCCCAAGGAAGCAACAGTGGCCGGGCACAGGGTCGGCAAAGGGGCCCTGTCCCTGCCTCGGCCTCAAGGCCCACCCTGAAGGTCCCACAGCAGGCAAAACTGCTCTCAGGGGAATCAAGCCAGCACACAAAAGAAAAGCTGCCCAGAGGAAATCTAAAACCAAACAGAGGCTGGGGCTTAGTGTTCCCCGCGGGATAGGATCAGGGATCCGATCATTCCTGTCGGAAATCAGCTACACTTCTTAGgggtttatttgtttcttctgagGGTTGAAAAGTCGAGATGCCCAGCACTGCCTAAGTAAGGACAAAGCTGGAGAAACCAGATATGGcacttttcaataaatattttaaagcttctGAAAGaaataagtggaaaagaaaagcaactgcTGTAAGGCCTGTTTTGCTGTTAAAAATCATTCCGAGGGAAGAAAAATACCACAGcacaaaatagtttaaaaaagaaaaggaagaagggataGACAAATAACttactaaaaaatacaaaaacctgCCCCTGGAGCCACCCTGGCCAGCTCACATTTTGACCCATGAAGCAAAGCTCGCCTCCCACCGCACTCCGTGTCCAAACATGCAGAGCAGGACGCAGCCTGGGGGGCCCAGAGCCCCCGCCACCCGGCCCGGCCGTCACAGGGCGGCCCGCGCAGCGAGGCTCCAGAGGCCTGCCGGTCAGTTCCCCTCTCGCCACCGCGGATTTGCTTAAGAAATTAAGTCTCAAGTAAAATTACCTCATGGGGGTCTAAAGGCCACAGTTTTCCCAGGTTAAAGTGGGGTCGCCTGTCATTCTGAACAATGACCTCTCAAGTCAAGGGAAACAGCGGAACCTCCAAAAAACTCAGGAGCAGGCGCCCCCCTTCTCACTCCAGTCAACCTCTCCCCATCGCCCACCAACTCGCCTACCCTCAAGGTGAAGAGATccagttttccaaataaaatggTCTAAAGCAATGGGAAGGAAACGCCTTCACAAATAAGAGTGATGAATGCCCAGACTCGGCCCAGACAGCCAACCTACAGTGGATGACAATTATTTACAAGGGGACGTTATCAACGAAAAACGGGAGCACTCCCTAGAAGACtcacaactttttttctttttctctatttcttttaaactttcttgTCATAAAAGCCAACTTACATTAAAATATACTTACTACGAGACAACacaactaataaaatatataataaaacttaCACAAGTAGAAAATTCTGAGGTATTTCTGGTTTGAGGTGGTCTGTGGTCGTGAAGTTttaattcttttacttttcaaaatttaaacCTCGGAAGCCACATAGCAAAGCgtttgtgtggatgtgtgtgttttgttttgtttttttttaatttgcatgtttcataaattaaaaaaaaaactcaaaaggtTGAAACAGCAGCATTAGGAACATTTGACTGACGAGAGCAAGGTTATGGCAAAACAGAGAAACGGTTTTTTCGAATATGCACCTCTTGTAAGGGGGTCTGGAGAAAGCTGTGTCCACGAGCTACATTAAAGGACAGTAATGTCACCGCCCAGGGCAGAGCCAGCGCCGCAGGACTCCGGCTCTCCAGAGAGTCAGGCCTTGGCCAGGCCGGACCCAGGAAATCCTCTCGCCCCGGCTGTGCAGGGCGCCCCCCTGTGGCCATTTCCCTGAACTGCTCCAGGAGGAAACTATTTCAACTTTTCCCCCATTATAGATATTTACAGTACAATGTCTCATGAAGACTGTACTCACTAAACCGTGATGATTTCTACCCTTGCCAAACcttaaaatcagggcagaaaaaaATGTTGTGTCCTATGCCCAAGCCCAAGAGAGTGGAAAAAAAACTGGACAGGGCAAACAGATGGGCCACAGCCACACCTGATTTCAGACTTTCTCCAAACCCCGCTCTTGCCGTTCATGCTCGGCCTCCAGGCGCTCCTTCCCCTCGATTCCGGGTTACCTGAGAAGTAGTCTCATAGCAAAGGATGTTGCTCCGAATGTGCCCGAGTCCAGTGTAGCTCTGCTCCAGAACCCACCCCCAGCTCCGTCCTCCCCTCCAGTCCAAACCATCCTCATCCTCAGCCCAGTTTTTCCTCGGTCAGGACAACACCCGTTAATCCGTGAAAAGACACGCCTGCTGTTTCTTAAACTCACTGTctaaaaagggagaaaaacacagaaaaggtgaggCGGGAGGGGGACAAGGGCAGAGGGAAACTCCTCGTATGAGGAAGATGTGTTCTTATGTAACAGTCTTCAAAGGTTCCTCTAGGTAGAGTTTGCAGCATTAAGTTTCCTAAGACAGGATGGGTTTCTTTGTGTCACAGGTTCTGAGACAACAAACAAAGAGAAAGCGGGGAAAAATGGACCCCGGAGGGCGGGAGGCGGCCGAGGCTCTTCAGCATGGCGCTGGTTCTGCATTCACAGCTCAGCACCTCAACGCCTGCTGACATGTCCGCTGTTTGCGATACAGTAGAGCAATGTGCTGGTAAAAACTGATCCAAtccaaaaaataatattaataataataattataataattataataataataaaaagtcaaGGTAAAATAGCAGCtgcattttatgtgtttgttggTATTATGGGatttccaaaacaaaacacaactttttttttgttttttttttttcctttcctcttcagaTATACTGAGTCTGGAGATCCACTCGCGTCCTGGGCTTAGATGCTCGACTCCTTCGGGGGCAGGTCCACGTTGGTGACAGAGGTCACCAGGGAGACAAGACAGTCCGAGGTAGTGCCGTTGACCGACCTCCGAATCAGGGACACGCGCTCCTCCACGCAGCCCGCGGACAGGCGAGCCTCCGCGTCGTGGTCCCAGCACTCCTCGATGGTCACGCAGAGCTGGGCCAGGCCCTGCATGCCGGTGGGAGAGGAAACACATGCCTTTGCTGGTGGCCCTCAGCAAGGACAGGCCAACCAGACGGTGTTCCCGAGGACAGAGCCCACAGGCCCGTCCACAGGGGTCCGGGGGAAGCTCCCTTGCTAGCAGTCAGCATCCTGAGCCCACGGCCTCCCCCACAGCCCCCAGGAAAGGGCCACTGAACCTCAATACTCAACGAGGGAATCCAGGGCCCCACGGGGCTGCCTGCCTTGGAGTAGTGACACTGCAACAAAATCTTCGGCAAACCCCAAGTCACATAGGGGTCCAGTGTGCAGTTACAGTGCAGACAGAGGGGGCTTCATCCCACCCTTTTCTCCACGGCCCCCAGAACCTCCCGAGTCCAGGGAACCTGGCCTGACACCCTGTGCTGGAACCAACTGCGTGCAGCCGGGAAAGGCCGCAAGATGAGCAAAGAGCCCACCCACATCCAGGAACAATCCAGCCTGCTTGGCACTAGGCCACGCTCAGACCTCTCTGGACCTGCTCACATCAGGGAACTGGACTGGCAACCGCAGCATCTCTGCCCTGAGAGACTGAAAGTCTGACGCAGAAGGTAAGGCCCAACTTCCCTCTCCCTGTGCCTACATTTTCTGTTTGCAGTCCTGGGTTTCACGGAGCAAGCAGCATGGCAGCAGAACCTGGCCTCCACGGCTCAACCCCTGACCGTGTGGGAAGAGGGCTAGCCCCCAGTGATGTCCTTCTGAATCAACCCCAGGGTACCAGGGAGAAGAATTCAACGGCGCTCAAGGCAAATGTCCTTCCAAGAAATGGGAACAGTTACACAGCTGGGGTCTTTTGTGCACGTCCCCAGACTGGAGGGGCCCAGATACCACGGAGCTCAGCCCAGACCCAAGAAATTGATGAGGGCAGGGGAAAGCGATTACTTCATCAGCACTAAGCCATATGAAACACTTAAATGATCGGTGCCCTGCCCAGCGAGGTACAGCAACTCCTTAAATCTAATACTACCCTGAGGAGACAAGAGCTCAGAGAAATCAAGCAATTTGCTTGATGTCACCCAGCTACTGATGACAGATCCAGGATTTCCGTCCCATGTGTCAGGTCCCATCACTCTCTGGGGTCAAAACCAGAGCCGCCGCCTTGGAGAGCACTAACCCACAGACACCCTGCTGGTGGAAGGGAGGGAATGCAGCGGGGGGAGGCGGGGACGGTCCTGTGGCCTGAGCGGCCCTGCCGCACCGCACGGCTGGGTGAAGCTCCTCTCCTGGCCGTCAGCATCCCGCGCCAACAGCCTCCCCCGCGGCCCCGAGGAGGCTGTCCCTGCCCCCTACCGACCCCTCACCGGGTGTGTCAGCCAGTGATCCTTGATGGCGGGCCGCATCTTCTTGTGCACCACCACCTCCTGCAGCTCCTCCAGTGACGGGTGCTGGCCGATCTCCTCCTCAAAAGGCAGCATGTACTCATCCACAGGTCCTGGAGGAGAAGGTGAGTCCCGGGGGTCACCTGAGTGCCCCACTCCTCCCCCAGCACGCCAGCACACTCGGGGCGCCTGCCCTGCTCACCGTCGGCAGCTTTGCAGCGGGACACGAGCTCCCACAGCACCAGCCCCATGGCGTACATGTCGATGCGCAGAAAGGCGTCTCTCTGGAAGTTGATGGCTCCCTCGAGCACCTCGGGGGCCATGTACCGCCGCGTGCCCACCTGCGTGAGGACAGGGGAGCGGCTGTGgtcactgagcatgcacagcTGCACTCACAGGACATGAGAGCTACATCACGTGTGCACAGCAGGGCCATCGACAGTGACCGCTGTCCCCGGTGGTCGTGGGGGCCTCCAAGGGGCACGATGCAATGACTGAAGTACCGTTCCGGACAGTAGTAATCGACCACAGAACTGCTGCCTCTTTACTCCCTCAACACCACAAGGGGCTCCACAGATAACACGTATTTTACTGAGactgacaccaaaatcagaagGGGGAGAATAGTTCCAAATATTAACAGCAGTTGTTTTAGAATGATCCGCTCAGGTTTAACTTTAGGTTACTTTGTCTCTAGGTTTTTGATTTGGATTCTTAATATACACTTatctattatattatttttaccttttttaataaTTACAACTGAAAGAGGGGAGGGAGATCTGTTTCTCGCTGACTGGCGCAGGAAGCCATGCCCCCTCCAGGCCTCACCCCACTGGTGAAGCAAGAGCGCCGCCCCTGGGGCTCTCGGGAAACTCTGGGCCCACGGGGTGACCCCTGTCCCCGGCCAGCTAACACCAGAGCGGCAGCGTCCAACCCCACCTTCTACCCCGAGGCTCGTCACCTGCCCGTGAGTGTCCCCCGGAGGTTTCCCTGGCTCAAACCGAACAGCCAGGCCAAAGTCAGCCAGCACAGCAGTGAGATCACTCTTCAGCAATACATTCTTGCTCTTAAAGTCCCTGTGGAGACAGTGGACTGAGACGGAGCCGAACCTGTGGTCCGATCGGCCCTGCTCCTGCCTTCCCACCTGGACTTCCAGAGCCCTAAGCCGGGGCCCATCCCACCCTGTGGGGAGCGGGGTCTGCACCAGGTGGAGTTCCACGAAGCCACACGGGCGGGCAGCTTGAGGACACTCCCCTCCGTCGGCATGAGAATCCCTGGCTGCACTTCCACCAGAGCTGTCAAAGCAATGCCAACCCCCGTCCAGTCCCCAGCATCAAAGGCCGGCCCTCACATTCTCAGAGGGTTTGCGGAGGGGCACTGCAGCTGGGGATGTGAGTTTCCTGGCCAGAATTTACACTGTCTGGGATGTGAGCGAGAAGAGAAGTTTCAACAAATGTGCCTGATTCTGAGCAGGCCGCAgggcagaggtccccaacctccacGATCTAACACCTGATGATCTGGGGTGGAGCCAATatagtaacaacaaaaataaagtacaccGTAAATAACATGTTTAAATCAACCTTTTAAACCACCCTCACCCCAGTCCgtagaaaaactgtcttccacaaaactggtccctgctgccagaaaggttggggactgcgGCCCCAGAGGTTCGAGCCGCTCTGGAGGTGGCGGAGTGGGTGCTGGGGTTGCACTCAGCCCTGCCTTTCCCTAGCCGGTCCTCAACTTCCTCATGCCTGTCTCAGCCTTACTGTGAGGACTAAACTGATGGACAAATGCTTAGGGCCATCCCTGGCACACTTACTATGCACTAGTGTTAGGCTGGACCCTATGGAAGAGTCAACATTCAACTGTGTTTGACCTACGAAAATGGTAATTTCATACAGTCCACACCCTATGTCATTAATGTTATTCCCATTGGGGCCCTTCAGCTTTGAACCCCAGAATCTGAGACTCCCTCACAGTCAGGGAACCACACTAAACTAAGTCCTCTTTTCTATGCTGCTGTTCTTCACCTGTAAGAAGGGCTGGGAAAAACAGTACTTATCTCACAGAGCAGTTACGAGGCTTAAATGACTTGGCATCTCGGCGTGTTTAGAGGAGTGCCGGCCACTGTGATGAGAAGGTAACCAGACAGACTGGCTCTCAAAGCACCATCCAAGGACGCCAGAGAATCCCCGAGACTGTTTCAGGGGATCTGCAAGGTTAACACTCCTTTCATAATAATCCGTTATGTGCCTTTCTTAAAGCTCATTCTCCCAGGACTACAGAGTTTTCCAGAGGCTACATACACACGTCCTCGCTCTGAGTGAATTAACAGGATATGTATGCTCTAATACAGCAAGGATCAACACACAGAACTCCAACCAGGGACAGAGTCGGCACTTCCTTCTGTGGCCACTGGAGGGCACCAGAGAACCAGCTTGCAGGACCACAGCCTGAGCGGACAAGGGGGGAAGACGCGggaagggcctggtgggccgGGTTTTGTGTGGCTGCCTCTGACACACCACAGAGCAGCCAGGCGTGTTTATGAGGCTGAGACCCCCCGGGCCCCGCTCTCACCCTCCAGCCCTCTCTGCGGCCCAGGCCGAGAAAAGAGAGCGACTGCTAGCCGGTACCTGTGGGCGATAGACGGCTTGTGGCCCTCGCCCCGGCACCAGGGCACGTCCTCGTGCAGGTAGGAGAGGCCTCTGGACATGGTCTCCGCCACGTGACACAGCTCGCTCCACGTGACGATGTTCCCCTTGAGGTAATCCGTGAGGGAGCCCTAAGGAGACAGCGCAGGCTCTGCAGGCGGGCaggaccccgccccgccccggagGGCCATACCCGTGGGCCAGGTGGCTGAGCTCCCCCCGGGAGGCTGGCACCGACAAGGCCAGGAGGGCTTGGGAAGCGGGTGGTGTCAGACAGGGATAATCATGAAGTCACTACTCCTGTTTGCAAAAGCTGATCCCAGGGAGAGGCGTTCTTCCTGCAGACCCTCGTGTCCACACCCACCCACGGTGGGGCCCACAGTCACCTCCCGGGGGAGCAGGGTCCACGGGGCGAGGCTCACCTTGTCGTGGAAGGCCGTGATGAGCCACAGCTCCACCTCCAGGTTGGAGCCGCGCTTTTCCGCGGCAATGAACTGCAGCAGGTTCTCATGCTTCATGCCAGGCGTGCTGAAGATCTCCCGTTCACTCTGCCACGACTGCTTGTCCTGAAGCAGGGGGCGCGGCTGAACCCCACCGCAGCCACACCTCCTGGCGGCTTCCCACCCGCTCCCAACCTCAGCCTGTCAGGGGGCAGAGCAGGACTGAGCCGGACCAAGGACCACAGGCCAGCGGTGAGCCCTGAGATCACCGCGGCCAGCACCAGGTTTACAGCAGGGGGGCAGAGAGGTCCGTAGTGACAGAAATGAGTGGCCCAGGACCACCCAGCCAACGAGAAGCAGAGCAGGCCTGCTTGTGCCAAGTGTCCTGGGCAATGGCTCCATTAGCCTGATGTCCAGGGCCTCTAAGCAGAACCTGCTGTCAAAGCAAAACCCTCAAAACCAGGGTGGACTGAGGTTCTGCAAATCAAGGTTTCGCAAAGCCCTACCCTAGGCCCACCGTAAACGCTGCCATTGCAATGGGCCCATTCCTCTCGCACCCCGCTTGCACAGGGTACGGACTTCTCTTGGGCAGGAGGGCTCAGGCCCCAGCCAGACGACCAGACCCCCCACAGGCAGACACGCACCTGGAGTGGGAAGATCTTGACAGCCACGAAGTCGTTCATGAGCTGCGCCTTCCAGACACAACCAAAGCGCCCCCGAGCCTTGATCTCCAGCAGTTGCAGCGGCTTCAGGCCCACCAGAGGCGACGGGGGTGGAGGTCCAGGGTCCTGGGGAGATCGAGGGCTTAACAGGATCTGGCCTTAATAGGATctaccccgccccgccccgccccgagcCAGCCCCATCTCACCTCATGGATGTCCACATGGCCATAGGGGGGCTTGCGATGTCGGTACATCCAGAAGGCCAGCAGGACAATGAGGGAGAGGCCCCCGATGGGCAGCAGCGAGTAGGCCAGCACAGTGAGCAGGGTGGGGGCTGGCGGCGGTGGCTCGTACGTGACTGGGGGACACACGGAGCCCAGCGTCACACAGTCTGCCTACCTGCACACCTCCAGGGCCAGACCAGAGACCcctgcagccactccccaccccaagcAGGAGCCGAGCATCGGGGGGCCAAAGCCAGCCCACATCTGCTCCCCCCACGCCCTCACCTTCTGGGCCGCCCGCCTCGGGCAGGTGGGTGAAGCGCTCGTTGCAGAAGTTGCCTTCGCAGCAGCAGAAGTACACCTGGGGGTTCTCCTCGGTGGCCACGCACTCCTGCCTGGAGGCACGGTTTCCCATCCACAACTCGGCTGAGGGACAGACTCCCCAGGGCGGCCCAGCAAACCCCTCCCCACAGACAGAGATCCCTATGGGGAACTGTGGAGGCTGGGCTCCCCGGAAGCGGGACCCAGGGTCAGGAGAGGGATCCAAGGGTGGACGCCCTCCTCCAGCATCACTGGGGACCTCAAAACCCGGGAGGGCTGGGAGCTGGCGAGAGCCCGTGTGGACTCGGGGGCTCCGGCACCTGTCGTAGCAGTTGAAGTCGTCCAGCCAGCAGCCTTTCTTGACAAGCTCGATGGTGCCCGAGCTGTTGCGCCAGGAGGCGTAGCAGTGCAGCCGCTTGTCCTGCTCGCCCTCGCAGCGCTCCAGGCCGCTCTGGTTGGTGCGCTCCAGCTCCCAGTTGGCGTTGTAGTAGATGCACTCCCGCGTCTCGGCCTCCCCGCGCCCGGAACCTGCTCCCGGGAGAGGGAGCTGCTGCTGAGCCGCCCCGGGCcgtggggtggaggaggaggggcggGCTCAGACTGGCAGCCGGGGGCACAGGGAGGGCTCCGCCAACACGGGGGCTCTGGGGTGCCGCCCTGCACCGCAGCAGGGGCCCTCGACCCCAGGCATGTCAGAATCGCCGTGTGTGTTCGAGTGGGGCAGGAGGGTGATGCTAGACATGTCTACTCCTGGGCCCAGCCCAGACCCCTCCAACTGGAGCGGGGGCCCGATCTGTGTTTTTAACCTCCCTCTTTGTCCCAGGTGGTTCTGTGCAAAACTCGGGGACCACTTCGGAGAAACTAGGCGTGCAGCTTCCTGTCCATGTCTCTGTCTTGTCTCAGAGCATCTCTGCCAGTGGGAGGCGGGGCTGAGGGAATGGGGTGGACCTAGGAGACCAAATGCTGTGGCAGGGCCCAGGCTGGTGCCAACGATGCCCAcacacccccctccccctgcccacctgCAGCAGCATCGGTGGCCGCATACTCTGCGAAACCCCCGATCCAGAGGGCACACGGGACCCACTGCATCCATGGCAGCAAATCTAGTGGGAGTCCTCAGAGACTGGTGACCTATGGGCCAGACCTGCAAGCCGGGCTACAGATGAGGTGCTGGGCACAACCCCACCTTCCTTCCCCCGACTACAGCACACAACATTGCCAGGCTCTTGAATATGCTCGGCTTCCAGGCATCACACAAGTTACTACCTCTGGCCGCAAGACGTTCCCCACTTTCTCCTTTAAATGTTGGCACTTCTCTCTCCCTGGAGGCCAGGCCAATTACTCTCCACTTCCACAGGCCTTTGCACTTCTTCCATCACCTCATTTATCCCCCGTGACTAATTGCCTCTTGCTGTTTAAAGGGTTATTCCAGACattcaaaaagtataaaaaaaatgcAACCAAAGATAATCCCCCCAGAGACAATAACATAATAAACACTCATATAAGAAACAAAACATTACAAATGCGCTTGATGATTGCTTCTTAAACGTCAGGCTTCCCCCACAGGACTGCAAAGCTGATGCTTTGACAGCAGAAACCTTGAACTGTCTTGAGTGCTAAAACCAGA is a genomic window of Cervus canadensis isolate Bull #8, Minnesota chromosome 22, ASM1932006v1, whole genome shotgun sequence containing:
- the ACVR2B gene encoding activin receptor type-2B isoform X1 yields the protein MPSPASPASGPAAEHPGEPPPPWAWGSEAVDTGAGAPPLPKGSGRGEAETRECIYYNANWELERTNQSGLERCEGEQDKRLHCYASWRNSSGTIELVKKGCWLDDFNCYDRQECVATEENPQVYFCCCEGNFCNERFTHLPEAGGPEVTYEPPPPAPTLLTVLAYSLLPIGGLSLIVLLAFWMYRHRKPPYGHVDIHEDPGPPPPSPLVGLKPLQLLEIKARGRFGCVWKAQLMNDFVAVKIFPLQDKQSWQSEREIFSTPGMKHENLLQFIAAEKRGSNLEVELWLITAFHDKGSLTDYLKGNIVTWSELCHVAETMSRGLSYLHEDVPWCRGEGHKPSIAHRDFKSKNVLLKSDLTAVLADFGLAVRFEPGKPPGDTHGQVGTRRYMAPEVLEGAINFQRDAFLRIDMYAMGLVLWELVSRCKAADGPVDEYMLPFEEEIGQHPSLEELQEVVVHKKMRPAIKDHWLTHPGLAQLCVTIEECWDHDAEARLSAGCVEERVSLIRRSVNGTTSDCLVSLVTSVTNVDLPPKESSI
- the ACVR2B gene encoding activin receptor type-2B isoform X2; amino-acid sequence: MTAPWAALALLWGSLCAGSGRGEAETRECIYYNANWELERTNQSGLERCEGEQDKRLHCYASWRNSSGTIELVKKGCWLDDFNCYDRQECVATEENPQVYFCCCEGNFCNERFTHLPEAGGPEVTYEPPPPAPTLLTVLAYSLLPIGGLSLIVLLAFWMYRHRKPPYGHVDIHEDPGPPPPSPLVGLKPLQLLEIKARGRFGCVWKAQLMNDFVAVKIFPLQDKQSWQSEREIFSTPGMKHENLLQFIAAEKRGSNLEVELWLITAFHDKGSLTDYLKGNIVTWSELCHVAETMSRGLSYLHEDVPWCRGEGHKPSIAHRDFKSKNVLLKSDLTAVLADFGLAVRFEPGKPPGDTHGQVGTRRYMAPEVLEGAINFQRDAFLRIDMYAMGLVLWELVSRCKAADGPVDEYMLPFEEEIGQHPSLEELQEVVVHKKMRPAIKDHWLTHPGLAQLCVTIEECWDHDAEARLSAGCVEERVSLIRRSVNGTTSDCLVSLVTSVTNVDLPPKESSI